In a single window of the Palaemon carinicauda isolate YSFRI2023 chromosome 10, ASM3689809v2, whole genome shotgun sequence genome:
- the LOC137648837 gene encoding keratin, type I cytoskeletal 9-like — translation MRSLIAVLVMALAANATPGIGLGGLGLGLNGGLGGGYGGYGGLLNGGNYANGYSNSNGYSHGNNIGASHGGLGGLSHGHLNKHFLGKRSADPEPGLLGGLGGLGGGLNGGLGGGYGGYGGLLNGGNYANGYSNSNGYNHGNNIGAGHGGLGGLSHGHLNKHFLGKRSADPEPGLLGGLGGLGGGLNGGLGGGYGGYGGLLNGGNYANGYSNSNGYSHGNNIGASHGGLGGLSHGHLNKHFLGKRSADPEPGLLGGLGGLGGGLNGGLGGGYGGYGGLLNGGNYANGYSHSNGYSHGNNIGAGHGGLGGLSHGHLNKHFFGKRSTEPMSESE, via the coding sequence ATCGCTGTCCTTGTGATGGCCTTAGCTGCTAACGCTACTCCAGGAATAGGTCTTGGAGGGCTGGGCTTGGGCCTAAACGGGGGATTGGGTGGTGGATACGGTGGCTATGGAGGTCTCTTAAACGGTGGAAACTACGCCAATGGATACAGCAACTCTAACGGATACAGTCATGGAAACAACATTGGAGCAAGCCATGGAGGATTGGGTGGGTTGTCACATGGCCATCTTAACAAACACTTCCTTGGGAAAAGAAGTGCTGATCCTGAGCCAGGATTACTTGGAGGACTTGGTGGACTTGGTGGAGGCCTAAACGGTGGATTAGGAGGTGGATACGGTGGCTATGGAGGTCTCTTAAACGGTGGAAACTACGCCAATGGATACAGCAACTCTAACGGATACAACCATGGAAACAACATTGGTGCAGGCCATGGAGGATTGGGTGGGTTGTCACATGGCCATCTTAACAAACACTTCCTCGGGAAGAGAAGTGCTGATCCTGAGCCAGGATTACTTGGAGGACTTGGTGGACTTGGTGGAGGCCTAAATGGTGGATTAGGAGGTGGATACGGTGGCTATGGGGGTCTCTTAAACGGTGGCAACTACGCCAATGGATACAGCAACTCTAACGGATACAGTCATGGAAACAACATTGGAGCAAGCCATGGAGGATTGGGTGGGTTATCTCATGGTCATCTTAACAAACACTTCCTCGGGAAAAGAAGTGCTGATCCTGAGCCAGGATTACTTGGAGGACTTGGTGGACTTGGTGGAGGTCTAAACGGTGGATTAGGAGGAGGATACGGTGGCTATGGAGGACTCTTAAACGGTGGCAACTACGCCAATGGATACAGTCACTCTAACGGATACAGCCATGGAAACAACATTGGTGCAGGCCATGGAGGATTGGGTGGGTTGTCACATGGCCATCTTAACAAGCACTTCTTTGGGAAGCGAAGTACTGAGCCAATGTCTGAGTCCGAATAA
- the LOC137648836 gene encoding uncharacterized protein, with translation MKLLVIVSLVALASAKPQVGLGGLGNGLGGLGYGNGLGGLFGDQGRTGYSANPEERQTGVDYGNGGAGGLDRGSFEAGRVGGNGEGQGGLGYGPGLGGGLGQGIGLGSGLGGYDLERGQGGLGQGLGLGNGLGGYNGGGLGGLNGGQLGGLGGLNEGQLGGLGGLNGGQLGGLGGLNGGQLGGLGGLNGGGLGGHGGLNGGQLGGLNEYGLGGLNGLGGLGGLNGGGIGGYNGLGGLNGGGLGGLNGLGGLNGGGLGGLNGLGGLNGGGLGGLNGLGGLNGGGLGGLNGLGGLGGLNGAGLGGGYGQGIGSGAGLGGGLGQGLGSGPGLGGAGYGSGR, from the exons ATGAAATTGTTG GTTATTGTATCGCTggtagctttggcttcagccaaaccCCAAGTCGGACTTGGCGGACTTGGAAACGGACTTGGTGGCCTTGGATATGGAAACGGCCTTGGAGGACTCTTTGGAGACCAAGGAAGAACCGGCTACAGTGCCAATCCTGAAGAAAGACAAACAGGAGTTGACTATGGTAATGGCGGAGCCGGGGGCCTTGACCGAGGAAGCTTCGAAGCCGGTCGTGTAGGAGGAAATGGGGAAGGCCAAGGAGGACTCGGCTACGGTCCCGGTCTTGGAGGAGGACTTGGCCAAGGAATAGGACTTGGAAGTGGGCTGGGAGGATATGATCTGGAAAGGGGTCAGGGTGGACTTGGCCAGGGATTAGGTCTAGGAAATGGACTTGGTGGATATAATGGAGGTGGACTTGGTGGATTAAATGGAGGACAACTTGGTGGACTTGGTGGCTTAAATGAAGGACAACTTGGTGGACTTGGTGGATTAAATGGAGGACAACTTGGTGGACTTGGTGGATTAAACGGAGGGCAACTAGGTGGACTTGGTGGATTAAATGGAGGAGGACTTGGTGGACATGGTGGATTAAATGGAGGACAACTTGGTGGATTAAACGAATATGGACTTGGTGGATTGAATGGACTTGGTGGACTTGGTGGATTAAATGGCGGTGGAATTGGTGGATACAATGGACTTGGTGGATTAAATGGGGGTGGACTTGGTGGATTAAATGGACTTGGTGGATTAAATGGGGGTGGACTTGGTGGATTAAATGGACTTGGTGGATTAAACGGAGGTGGACTTGGTGGATTAAATGGACTTGGTGGATTAAATGGAGGTGGACTTGGCGGACTAAATGGACTTGGTGGACTCGGTGGATTAAATGGAGCTGGTCTTGGAGGAGGATATGGCCAAGGAATAGGTTCTGGAGCCGGACTTGGAGGAGGACTTGGGCAAGGATTGGGGTCTGGACCTGGACTTGGAGGTGCTGGCTATGGCTCTGGTCGTTAA